In Cryptomeria japonica chromosome 10, Sugi_1.0, whole genome shotgun sequence, a genomic segment contains:
- the LOC131859448 gene encoding uncharacterized protein LOC131859448, whose product MASTSSSIGNEQVIAKQRNDPNSPLWKYVDIIKQLPGGGGFRWKCHGCDIERNSSYYRVVGHLCGIKGRGIKKCPGKNGKPIPDEIVMKYIREHEAAEEREARRLNQTASKKTRGMQGPSNPSIVVEDHPFFATNEPQSEPPLTRKRTKGPLETAFQNESRDNADQDIVRCIYANGLSFNVVRSPYWKQMIKSVNEAPRGYKGPGYEKVRGTLLEKEVKRVEDALKPIRDSWVETGVTIVSDGWKDAKNRPLINVIAVSPKGAMFLRAVDCEGQIKDGEFIAEILISAIESVGPRNVVQVITDNAKNCRAAGLLVEQRYDHIFWTPCAVHSLNLMLQRIGQKIKWIRDVYAEAEDIQMFITNHHMSQGIFRTYSNLELLKVSEIVI is encoded by the coding sequence atggcatctacatcttcctccattggcaatgaacaagtaattgcaaaacaaagaaatgatccaaattctcccttatggaaatatgtggacattataaaacaacttccgggaggtgggggattccgttggaaatgccatggatgtgatattgaacgtaatagttcatattatcgagtggtaggccatttgtgtggaataaaaggaagaggcatcaaaaaatgccctggcaaaaatggtaaacctataccagatgagatagtgatgaaatatattagggagcatgaggcagcagaagagagggaagcccgtagattgaaccaaaccgcatcaaagaaaacaaggggaatgcaaggcccttctaatcccagtattgtagtagaagaccaccccttctttgccacaaatgaacctcaaagtgaaccacccttgacacgtaaaagaacaaaagggcctttagaaaccgcattccaaaatgagagtagagacaatgctgatcaagatatagtaaggtgcatttatgcaaatggtttgtcattcaatgttgttcgctccccatattggaagcaaatgataaaaagtgttaatgaggcaccaagagggtataagggccccggttatgagaaggtacgtggaacattattggagaaagaggtgaagagggttgaagatgcattgaaacccataagggattcgtgggttgagacaggtgtaacaattgtttcagatgggtggaaagatgctaaaaaccgtcccttgatcaatgtcatagcggtgtcccctaaaggggcaatgtttttgagagctgtggattgtgagggccaaataaaagatggcgaatttattgcagaaattctcatctctgccattgagtctgtgggaccccgcaatgttgtccaagtcataacggacaatgcaaaaaattgtagagctgctggtttgttggttgagcaacgctatgatcacatcttttggacaccttgtgcggtacattcgctcaatcttatgctacaaaggattgggcaaaaaataaaatggatcagagatgtgtatgcagaggctgaggacatccagatgttcatcacaaaccaccacatgtctcaagggatttttagaacctattcgaatttggagctattgaaggtaagtgaaatagtaatttaa